A single window of Candidatus Nitrosotenuis cloacae DNA harbors:
- a CDS encoding menaquinone biosynthesis decarboxylase → MPIEDTSEFIAALESAGELRRVKVQVDSNLEIAEILRRAMYSNGPAILFEDVKGYDMPVLGNAFGSVKRLQIGLGMENFEEIGQRIVDMTKMEVPSGLLNKIRKLPELSKMGEVFPRLEKSGPVTEVIEESPSFGRIPILKTWHKDAGKFITLGLVATRHPETGVRNLGVYRMQIVDDTHALMHWQKHKRGAHHHDISRERGEKIEAAIIIGGDPATVFSAIAPVPEGLDKYLFAGITRGKGIRTVKCRTINLEVPADAEIVLEGYVNPSDIRDEGPFGDHTGYYTPVEPYPAFTLTGVMRRKRPVYLTTIVGKPVLEDAYIGKVIERSFLPLIRMFHPEVVDFAMPAAGWFQGMAIISIKKRYPGQAKKVMMGLWGTGQLALTKMFIIVDEDVNVHDFNDVIWAITTRADAARDTVIINNTPTDTLDPASPLVNLGSKLGIDATQKTREEGFAREIQEKVQVDDATKRLVDSKWSSYGL, encoded by the coding sequence GTGCCAATTGAGGACACCTCCGAGTTCATTGCAGCGCTGGAGAGCGCAGGTGAGCTGAGGCGGGTAAAGGTACAGGTCGATTCTAATTTAGAGATTGCAGAGATTTTGCGGCGCGCCATGTATTCCAACGGGCCTGCCATCTTGTTTGAGGATGTCAAAGGATACGACATGCCGGTTCTTGGAAACGCGTTTGGTTCGGTGAAGAGGCTGCAGATTGGACTTGGGATGGAAAACTTCGAGGAGATTGGGCAGAGGATTGTAGACATGACAAAGATGGAGGTGCCATCAGGACTGCTCAACAAGATAAGAAAGCTTCCAGAACTATCAAAGATGGGCGAGGTGTTCCCAAGGCTTGAGAAGAGCGGGCCTGTCACCGAGGTTATAGAAGAGTCGCCGTCGTTTGGCAGGATTCCGATTCTAAAGACGTGGCACAAGGATGCAGGCAAGTTCATCACGCTGGGACTTGTTGCGACGAGACACCCGGAGACGGGTGTGAGAAATCTAGGAGTGTACAGGATGCAGATAGTGGACGACACTCACGCGCTGATGCACTGGCAAAAGCACAAGCGCGGGGCGCACCACCACGACATATCAAGGGAACGTGGGGAAAAGATAGAGGCTGCGATAATAATAGGAGGCGATCCTGCGACGGTGTTTTCGGCAATAGCGCCGGTGCCGGAGGGACTTGACAAGTATTTGTTTGCAGGAATCACAAGGGGAAAGGGAATCAGGACTGTCAAGTGCAGGACCATAAACCTGGAGGTCCCAGCTGATGCGGAGATTGTTTTGGAAGGGTATGTCAACCCGTCGGATATTAGGGACGAGGGGCCGTTTGGGGATCACACGGGGTACTACACCCCGGTGGAGCCGTATCCTGCGTTCACGCTTACTGGCGTGATGCGAAGGAAGAGGCCGGTCTATCTTACCACCATAGTTGGCAAGCCGGTGCTCGAGGATGCATACATTGGAAAGGTCATAGAGAGGTCGTTTCTGCCGCTGATTCGCATGTTCCATCCGGAGGTCGTCGACTTTGCAATGCCGGCGGCAGGATGGTTCCAGGGGATGGCAATCATATCAATTAAGAAGAGGTATCCGGGCCAGGCAAAGAAGGTCATGATGGGACTGTGGGGCACAGGACAGCTTGCGCTAACAAAGATGTTCATCATAGTCGACGAGGACGTAAACGTCCACGACTTTAATGACGTGATATGGGCAATCACCACCAGGGCGGACGCGGCAAGAGACACGGTAATCATCAACAACACACCGACTGACACGTTGGACCCGGCGTCGCCCCTTGTGAACTTGGGCTCAAAGCTTGGAATAGATGCGACGCAAAAGACACGCGAGGAGGGCTTTGCAAGGGAGATTCAGGAGAAGGTCCAAGTCGACGACGCCACAAAAAGGCTTGTCGACTCTAAATGGTCAAGCTACGGGCTCTAG